In Deltaproteobacteria bacterium, the genomic window GCCAGACATCCCCATATTGACCCCGGCCACCTGTTTGTCGAATGTATTTTCCCTCAGCCTCCGCCTTTCCCTGGATTGTCTCACGATAAGCAACCTGGGGACGCCCCACATTGGCAGCCACCTTAAATTCACGCAATAGACGATCAACAATAATTTCGAGATGAAGCTCTCCCATCCCTGAAATAATCGTCTGACCGGTTTCGTGATCGACCTTGACCCGAAACGAAGGATCTTCCGTGGCCAACTTGCCGAGCGAGAGGGAAAGCTTTTCCTGGTCCGATTTCGTCTTGGGCTCAATCGCTACAGAAATGACAGGGGCAGGAAAATCCATCGACTCAAGAATAACGGGGTTATTTTCATCACTGAGCGTATCCCCCGTTGTTGTGTATTTCAGCCCAACAACGGCGGCAATGTCTCCCGCTAAAACCTCTTTGATATCCTCTCTCTTGTTGGCATGCATCCGGAGAAGACGGCCTATCCTCTCCTTCTTGCCCTTCACCGAATTATAAGTATAGCTCCCAGCCTCAAGTCTCCCTGAGTAAACACGAAAATAAGTCAGGGTTCCAACAAACGGATCACTCGCAATCTTGAAGGCAAGGGCCGAAAAAGGCTCTTTAAAATCAGCCTTGCGCCGAATCTCCTTTGTCTTGTCATAAACATCGTGACCCCGTATCGCCTCAACATCGACGGGTGAGGGAAGAAGCTGGACAACCCCATCGAGCATCGGCTGAACCGCCTTGTTCTTGAAGGCCGATCCGCAAAAGACAGGAGTTATCGTCATTTTTAGGGTTGCGCGACGTGCCGCCTCCATAATCTCTTCATTGGAGACATTCTTCCCCTCAAGATATCTCTCCATCAAGCGATCATCATGGGAGGCTACGCTCTCCACGAGCATTTCACGACACTCGCTCGCCTTCTTTCTCAAATCCGCCGGGATCTCCTTCTCAACAATCCTGAATCCCTCTTTCTCGTCATCAAAATAAAGCGCCTTCCGTGTGACAAGATCAACAACGCCAGAAAAATTTTCCTCGGCACCAATCGGTATATTGAAAGCAACCGGAGAGGCCCCCAGGCGCTCCTTCATCATCTTGAGACATCGAAAGAAATCGGCACCAACCCGATCCATCTTGTTAACAAACGCAATCCGTGGGACACCATATTTGTTAGCCTGACGCCAGACAGTCTCGGACTGGGGCTGAACACCAGCAACACCACAAAAAACACCGACGGCACCGTCAAGGACACGAAGGGAACGCTCTACCTCGATCGTAAAATCGACATGCCCCGGTGTATCAATGATATTGATGCGGTAACCTTTCCAAAAGCATGTAGTCGCCGCAGAGGTAATAGTAATCCCACGCTCCTGCTCCTGTGGCATCCAATCCATTTGGGCAGTTCCATCATGTACCTCACCTAATTTGTGGGTGATGCCTGTATAATAGAGGACACGTTCGGTGGTCGTCGTCTTGCCCGCATCGATATGGGCAATAATCCCGATGTTTCGCGTCTTCTGAAGTATTTCCATCTCTGTAGACATTTCTCTTTAAGTCCTTTTCCGTTCCTACCAGCGATAATGCGCAAAGGCGCGGTTCGCCTCCGCCATGCGATGAACATCCTCTTTCTTCTTCACAGCCCCGCCCCTCATTTCGTGGGCATCGATGATCTCAGAAGCGAGCTTTTCCTCCATCGACCGCCCCCCCCTATCTCTTGAACTCAAAATCAACCACCGAAGCCCTAGAGAAACCCTTCTCTCCGACCGGACCTCCATTGGCACCTGATACGTCGCACCGCCAACACGTCGTGACCGGACCTCCATCACAGGCTTCACATTCTCAAACGCCTCCTTGAAATATTTCAGGGGTTCCTGACCGGTTTTCTGCCCCAATTCATTGAAGGCATCGTAAACAATCTTCTCCGCAACCGACTTTTTCCCCTGGATCATCAGCTTGCATATGAACTTCGAAACAAGCTTGTCCATGTAGCGCGGATCCGGCAACAATTCCCTCTTAACGGCCCGTGATTTTCTTGACATAAAACTCCTATCTAAGATTTCGACTGTTTTCTTGCACCGTATTTGGAGCGACTCTTTTTTCTCTTTTCAACACCACCGGTATCGAGGCAGCCTCTAATAATATGGTAACGAACGCCTGGCAGATCCTTAACACGACCGCCGCGCACTAAAACCATCGAGTGCTCCTGAAGATTATGCCCCTCACCGGGGATATAGGCGGAAACCTCCATCCCATTGGTTAACCGAACACGGGCAACCTTTCTAAGAGCCGAATTTGGTTTTTTGGGAGTCGTCGTATAAACACGGAGGCAAACACCCCTTTTCTGGGGCGATCCCATCAAAGCAGGAGCCGTTGACTTTCTTGATACCTGCTCACGTCCCCATCGAACGAGTTGATTGATTGTCGGCATATTAACCCACCGCCTCCCTTGCTATTGTTTCCATGACAAACCGTTCTTTTTCAGACTCCGCAACCTGTATCCTTAAGTCTTTATAGCGTGCCAAGCCTGTACCAGCAGGAATAAGGCGCCCCATGATAACGTTCTCCTTGAGCCCTCTTAAATGATCCGTCCGACCCCAGATTGCAGCCTCCGTCAAGACACGTGTCGTCTCTTGGAAGGATGCAGCCGAGATAAAGCTGTCTGTCGAAAGCGAGGCCTTGGTAATACCGAGAAGGAGCGGCTCTCCCACAGCCGGCTTGCCACCCTTCTTCTTCACCTCCTCATTCTGTTCGGCAAACCACTGCCGGTCGACATGCTCATCATCGAGGAAGATCGTGTCGCCCGGATTCTTGATCCGGACCTTCCGCAGCATCTGGCGCACAATCACTTCAATATGCTTGTCATTGATTTTAACCCCTTGGAGCCGGTAGACCTCTTGTGTTTCATCCACAAGGTATTTTGCCAGTTCTTTCTCACCAAGAACCTTCAGGATGTCGTGCGGATTGGAGGCACCATCCATCAACGGCTCACCGGCCTTCACGTGATCCCCTTCATGAACGGCAATATGTTTCCCTCTTGGAATGAGGTATTCCTGCGCCTCACCCACATCCGGAACGACAAGAATCTTTCTCTTTCCCTTGGTATCTTTTCCAAAAGAGACTGTTCCATCAATTTCACTAATCACAGCGCAATCCTTTGGCTTTCGCGCCTCAAAGAGCTCTGCCACACGCGGAAGACCGCCTGTAATATCTTTGGTCTTGGTTGTCTCGCGAGGAATCTTTGCCAGAATCTCACCCGCCTGGACCTCTTGTCCTTCTATCACGACAATATTGGCTCCCATCGGAAGGAGATAGCGCGCCTGCCGCCCTGATGAAACGCCAACATCCAACGTCTTACCCGATGCATCCTTGATGGAAATTCTTGGTCTAAGCCCCGGATCTTTTGATTCCTTGATAACCTTGGTGGAGAGACCTGTCACTTCGTCAACCTGCTCCTGCATAGAAACACCTTCGATGATATCCCCAAATTTTATGATTCCACTCACTTCCGTCAGAATCGGAGTGGTATAGGGATCCCATTCCGCCAACATCTCTCCCACCTTGACCCTCTGCCCTTCCTTGACAAGGAGACGCGCCCCATAAATAAGCTGATATTTCTCACGTTCACGCCCCTCCTCATCCATGATCGCAACCTCGCCATTCCGGTTCATGACGGTCAGGCTTTTTTCCTTGTTGATAACGGTATGGAGATTGTGAAACTGAATGACTCCTTCATGTCGGCTTTCTAAAGTGCTCTGTTCCACACGACGGGAGGCGGTTCCACCGATATGGAAGGTTCTCATCGTCAGCTGTGTCCCAGGTTCACCGATCGATTGGGCCGCAATAACACCGACCGCCTCTCCAATATTAACCATGTGACCACGCGCCAGATCACGCCCATAACACTTGATACAAATTCCTCGGGGGGCCTGACAGGTCAGTCCAGAACGGATACGCACCTTTTCCAGGCCGGAATTTTCAATCGAGGGAAGGTTCTCTTCACGAATTTCCTCGCCTCTCTTCGCAAGCACGTCACCTGAAAAGGGGTCACAAATATCTTCCAGGGCAACCCGTCCGAGAATCCTGCTTGAAAGAGAATCAATAATTTCTCCACCCTCCAGAAGAGCTGTCACGTCAATGCCATCCAGGGTTTCACAATCGTGACAAGAAACGATCATATCTTGAGCCACATCCACTAAACGTCTCGTAAGATAACCTGAGTTCGCTGTTTTCAGGGCCGTGTCAGCAAGACCTTTTCGCGCGCCATGGGTTGAAATGAAGTACTGCAACACGGTGAGCCCCTCACGAAAGTTCGCTGCAATGGGTGTTTCAATAATCTCGCCTGACGGCTTCGCCATGAGTCCCCGCATACCGGCCAGCTGTCTCATTTGCTGAGTTGAGCCTCGAGCTCCTGAGTCGGCCATGATGAGAATGGGGTTAAAACTCATGATTTCCTTCTTTTCTCCCTCTTTCTCAATCACATCCACACTGATCTCCTTCATCATCTGACGAGAAATATCCTCAGTCGTCTGCGCCCAAATATCGATAACTTTGTTGTACTTCTCACCCGCGGTAATAAGACCTTCCTGATACTGATTTTCGATCTCACGAGCCTCCTTATAAGCCTTCTCCAACATCTCTTCCTTCTTGGAAGGGATCTTCATATCACTAATGCAAATTGAAATGCCGGCCTTGCAGGCATTCTGAAAGCCTATATTCTTAAGATGGTCCGCCAGAAGGACCGTCTCCTTGTTGCCGGCCGTCCGGTAACATTCCTCTACCAGGTCCGCGATTTTCTTTTTGTCCATCACACGATTGACGAGAGAAAACGGAAGACCCTCGGGAATAATCTCGTATAAAAGCACACGACCGACCGTCGTTTCCTCCATCTGCCCCTCAATCCTCGCCTTGATGCGCGCATGGAGATCGACTTCCCCATGATCGTGGGCAATGCGTACCTCGTCTGGTGATGAAAATTTCATCCCCTCTCCCTTTGCAAAAGGAACCTCACGCGTCATGTAATAGATCCCCAAAACCATATCCTGGGTCGGCACGATAATCGGCTTGCCAGAGGCCGGCGAGAGAATGTTATTTGTACTCATCATCAAAACACGCGCTTCGATCTGGGCCTCGACCGAAAGGGGGACATGCACCGCCATCTGGTCGCCGTCGAAGTCCGCGTTAAAGGCCGTACAAACAAGGGGATGAAGTTGAATCGCTTTTCCTTCAATCAACACCGGTTCGAACGCCTGGATGCCAAGACGATGCAATGTGGGAGCACGATTAAGCATGACGGGATGTTCCTTGATCACTTCGGCCAAGGCATCCCATACCTCAGGCCTCTCCTTCTCAACCATCTTCTTGGCCCCTTTGATGGTCGAGACCAACCCCTTCTCTTCCAGTTTTTGATAAATGAACGGCTTGAACAGCTCGAGGGCCATCAACTTCGGTAAACCCGCTTGATGCAGCTTCAGTTCCGGACCGACGACAATGACGGACCGACCTGAGTAATCAACACGCTTGCCGAGAAGATTCTGACGGAAACGCCCCTGCTTTCCCTTGAGCATATCGGAGAGGGAACGGAGTGGCCGTTTGTTTGGACCTGTAAAAACCTTTCCACGGCGACCATTGTCAATCAGGGCATCAACCGCCTCTTGAAGCATCCGCTTTTCATTCCTAATAATGATATCGGGCGCGTTGAGTTCAAGGAGTCTCTTCAGGCGGTTGTTCCGGTTGATAACACGCCGATAAAGATCATTGAGGTCGGAGGTCGCGAAACGTCCCCCTTCCAAGGGAACCAGTGGACGAAGATCGGGAGGTATAACGGGAACGACCTCCAACATCAAGTTTTCGGGACGGTTGTTCGACTCAATAAACGCCTCTGCGACCTTGAGCCGGCGAGACATCTTTTTTCGTGTCGCCTCCGATTTGGTTGTACCAATCTCCTTACGGAGTCTCTTGATCAGTTCCTGGAGATCTATTTTTCTTAAAAGATCTCGAATAACCTCTCCTCCCATCCCTGCCTTAAACTTGTTCCCAAAATCAGCATAAGCCTTCTGGTATTTCGCCTCGGTCAGGATCTCTCCCTCGACAAGATCGGTATTACCCGGATCCGTCACCATGTAGGCCTCACAATAGAGAACCCTCTCCAGATCCTTGAGGGTCATGTCCAGAATGGCGCCAATTCGTGAGGGAAGACTTTTCAAGAACCAGATATGGGCGACCGGCGTCGCCAACGTAATATGCCCCATCCGCTCACGACGAACCTTGGAGGAGATAACCTCAACACCGCATTTCTCACAGACGATACCGCGATGCTTCATCCGCTTGTATTTGCCACAATTGCACTCATAATCTTTGACCGGACCGAATATCTTGGCACAAAATAAGCCATCTCTTTCAGGCTTAAAGGTCCTGTAATTAATCGTTTCCGGCTTTTTCACTTCACCGTGAGACCACTCGCGAATGAGCTCCGGTGAGGCAACCCCCAATTTAACTCCGGTATAGCAGAGGGGGTCTTTTGGCTTCTCAAAAAAACTGAAAATATCGGACATAGTATTCCTCCAATAAATTAAGTCTGGGCTTCTTCCAGAAGATCGACCTTTAATCCCAAGCCTTGAAGCTCCTTCACAAGAACCTTGAACGATTCCGGAAGGCCCGGCTCGAAGGCACGTTCTCCCTTCACGATCATTTCATACATCCGTGTACGTCCCAGGACGTCATCCGACTTGACCGTCAGAAACTCCTGAAGCGCATAAGCAGCTCCATAGGCCTGCATCGCCCAAACTTCCATCTCCCCGAGTCTCTGACCACCGAACTGGGCCTTTCCACCTAACGGCTGCTGTGTCACGAGAGAATAGGGACCAATGGAACGGGCATGAATCTTCTCGTCGACAAGGTGATGAAGCTTCATCATGTACATGACACCGACGGTGACGGGCTGATCGAAAGCCTCTCCGGTCCGGCCGTCGAAAAGAATACTCTGCCCCGACTCGGGCAATTCCGCTTGTCTCAAAAATTCGCGGATCTCATCTTCCTTCGCCCCATCAAAAACAGCAGAGGTGACAAAAAAGCCGTCACGGGAGATCTCCGCAAATCGCCTCATCGCCCTCTCACCGACCTCTTCCTCAAAATCGCGACCAAAGCTCTTTTTTAAAAACGCCTTCATCGTATCTTTTTTGTAGTCCTCGAGAAGCTTGGTAAGCCTCTCGCCAAGCCCACGACAGGCCCAACCCAAATGACATTCAAGGATCTGTCCAACGTTCATTCGGGAGGGAACACCAAGGGGATTTAAGACAAGATCAACGGGTGTCCCATCAGGGAGATACGGCATGTCTTCCGCGGGAACAATACGGGAAATAACACCCTTGTTTCCGTGACGACCGGCCATCTTGTCACCCACGGCAACCTTCCTTTTAATCGCCACATAAACCTTGACGATCTTAATAACTCCAGGAGGAAGCTCATCTCCCTTATGAAGCTTGGAGACTTTTTGATCGTAAACCATTCGCGTCAGCTCAATCTGTTCTTCGAGATCCTCAACCAATTCCGCAAACTCCTCTTCCAGATCAGAATCACCCACGGTGATCTCCGACCACCGGTTGACAGGAACTCCTTCCAAGGCCGATTCCGTAATCGGTTTTCCCTTGGGCAAAAGCACCTTCTCTTCTTCCTCGTCCATGATCTTTGAGGTAGAGGTCTTTCCCGAAAGAAGGGCCTTGATCTTCTTCATTGCAGCATCACGAAGCGCCTTAACCTCTCTATCCCGATCCTTAATCAGTTTTTGGGTCTCCTTATCCTGAAGATTCTTCGCCCTCTCATCGAGATCGGATCCTTCACGAGAGAAAACTTGAGTACTAATGACCGTTCCAAAACCACCCGGAGGGGCGGTCATCGAGGTATCCTTAACATCCCCCGCCTTCTCACCAAAGATGGCTCGAAGCAGCTTCTCTTCGGGAGAAAGCTGGGTCTCTCCCTTGGGGGTAATCTTGCCCACAAGAATATCGCCAGGCTTCACCTCAGCCCCCACACGAATGATGCCTCCCTCGTCCAGATTGGCGAGCGCCTCATCACCAACATTGGGAATATCCCGTGTAATCTCCTCCTTACCCAATTTCGTATCCCGGGCCGCACACTCAAACTCCTCAATGTGTACAGAGGTAAAAACGTCGTCTCGAACCAATCGTTCAGAAATGAGGATCGAATCCTCAAAATTGTATCCGCCCCAAGGCATGAAGGCGACAACGACATTCTGTCCCAACGCCAACTCCCCCAGGTACGTGGCAGGTCCATCTGCCAAGACATCACCTGTGTGAACACGATCACCGACCTTCACAATCGGCCTCTGATTAAGACAGGTGTTTTGATTGGACCTCTGGTACTTGATCAGATTATAATTCGTTAAATCCGACTTCCCTTTCTTGCGGCCTCCAGAGTCAGACTTTACAATGATCCGTGATGAATCAACCGAAACAACGGTTCCATCATCCTCGGACACCACCGTAACCCCTGAATCCCTGGCAACAATTTTTTCGATGCCCGTTCCGATCAGCGGTGCCGCCGTCTTTACAAGAGGAACTGCCTGCCGCTGCATGTTGGAACCCATGAGAGCGCGATTCGCATCATCATGCTCCAAAAACGGAATCAGGGCAGCTGCAATACTGACCAACTGATTGGGTGAAACATCCATAAAATGAATTTCCGAAGGACGCGCCATGACAAATTCACCAGCGCGGCGGCAGGAAATGACATCGCTCTGAAAATGACCCTGGCGATCGAGCACTGCGTTTGCCTGGGCAATCGTATATTTTTCTTCCTCCAAGGCAGAGAGATAGGCAACCTTGTTGCTGACCCGTCCATTCTCTACCTGACGATAAGGGGTCTCAATAAACCCAAAGTCATTAATCTGTGCATAGGTCGAAAGAGAGGCGATCAGTCCGATGTTTGGACCCTCAGGAGTCTCAATGGGACAAATACGTCCATA contains:
- the rpsG gene encoding 30S ribosomal protein S7 yields the protein MSRKSRAVKRELLPDPRYMDKLVSKFICKLMIQGKKSVAEKIVYDAFNELGQKTGQEPLKYFKEAFENVKPVMEVRSRRVGGATYQVPMEVRSERRVSLGLRWLILSSRDRGGRSMEEKLASEIIDAHEMRGGAVKKKEDVHRMAEANRAFAHYRW
- a CDS encoding 30S ribosomal protein S12 — protein: MPTINQLVRWGREQVSRKSTAPALMGSPQKRGVCLRVYTTTPKKPNSALRKVARVRLTNGMEVSAYIPGEGHNLQEHSMVLVRGGRVKDLPGVRYHIIRGCLDTGGVEKRKKSRSKYGARKQSKS
- the rpoB gene encoding DNA-directed RNA polymerase subunit beta, whose protein sequence is MPVSIQDRILRKNFSKIETTIPIPNLIEVQKKSYAEFLQIHVPLEKRDNTGINGVFRTVFPIWDFNHSASLEFVSYHLDKPKYEVGECRYRGMTYAAPMRVVIRLVVWDTDPETKSQTIRDVKEQEVYFGEIPLMTETGTFIINGTERVIVSQLHRSPGIFFEHDKGKTHASGKLLYSARIIPYRGSWLDFEFDTKDILYVRIDRRRKFPATVLLKALGYSGEDLLNFFYQKETIHLDGRKVTKGVVPDLLRYQKASKDIRHPKTDEILIKAGRKFNRAIVKKIESARLKEIAVEEESLYGQVLAHDVVDKETGEVVGNCGDALTPEKFGEFRKRKIEKFDLLYMDNLNIGPYIWNTIQADKINSVEEATLEIYRRLRPGDPPTPEASKVFLENLFFNPVKYDLSAVGRLKINYKFNLQTPIDVGILSKDDIMETVRYLCGLKDGKGQVDDIDHLGNRRVRSVGELLENQYRLGLIRMERAIKERMSLQDVETLMPHDLVNPKPVSAVIKEFFGSSQLSQFMDQTNPLSEVTHKRRLSALGPGGLTRERAGFEVRDVHATHYGRICPIETPEGPNIGLIASLSTYAQINDFGFIETPYRQVENGRVSNKVAYLSALEEEKYTIAQANAVLDRQGHFQSDVISCRRAGEFVMARPSEIHFMDVSPNQLVSIAAALIPFLEHDDANRALMGSNMQRQAVPLVKTAAPLIGTGIEKIVARDSGVTVVSEDDGTVVSVDSSRIIVKSDSGGRKKGKSDLTNYNLIKYQRSNQNTCLNQRPIVKVGDRVHTGDVLADGPATYLGELALGQNVVVAFMPWGGYNFEDSILISERLVRDDVFTSVHIEEFECAARDTKLGKEEITRDIPNVGDEALANLDEGGIIRVGAEVKPGDILVGKITPKGETQLSPEEKLLRAIFGEKAGDVKDTSMTAPPGGFGTVISTQVFSREGSDLDERAKNLQDKETQKLIKDRDREVKALRDAAMKKIKALLSGKTSTSKIMDEEEEKVLLPKGKPITESALEGVPVNRWSEITVGDSDLEEEFAELVEDLEEQIELTRMVYDQKVSKLHKGDELPPGVIKIVKVYVAIKRKVAVGDKMAGRHGNKGVISRIVPAEDMPYLPDGTPVDLVLNPLGVPSRMNVGQILECHLGWACRGLGERLTKLLEDYKKDTMKAFLKKSFGRDFEEEVGERAMRRFAEISRDGFFVTSAVFDGAKEDEIREFLRQAELPESGQSILFDGRTGEAFDQPVTVGVMYMMKLHHLVDEKIHARSIGPYSLVTQQPLGGKAQFGGQRLGEMEVWAMQAYGAAYALQEFLTVKSDDVLGRTRMYEMIVKGERAFEPGLPESFKVLVKELQGLGLKVDLLEEAQT
- the rpoC gene encoding DNA-directed RNA polymerase subunit beta', translating into MSDIFSFFEKPKDPLCYTGVKLGVASPELIREWSHGEVKKPETINYRTFKPERDGLFCAKIFGPVKDYECNCGKYKRMKHRGIVCEKCGVEVISSKVRRERMGHITLATPVAHIWFLKSLPSRIGAILDMTLKDLERVLYCEAYMVTDPGNTDLVEGEILTEAKYQKAYADFGNKFKAGMGGEVIRDLLRKIDLQELIKRLRKEIGTTKSEATRKKMSRRLKVAEAFIESNNRPENLMLEVVPVIPPDLRPLVPLEGGRFATSDLNDLYRRVINRNNRLKRLLELNAPDIIIRNEKRMLQEAVDALIDNGRRGKVFTGPNKRPLRSLSDMLKGKQGRFRQNLLGKRVDYSGRSVIVVGPELKLHQAGLPKLMALELFKPFIYQKLEEKGLVSTIKGAKKMVEKERPEVWDALAEVIKEHPVMLNRAPTLHRLGIQAFEPVLIEGKAIQLHPLVCTAFNADFDGDQMAVHVPLSVEAQIEARVLMMSTNNILSPASGKPIIVPTQDMVLGIYYMTREVPFAKGEGMKFSSPDEVRIAHDHGEVDLHARIKARIEGQMEETTVGRVLLYEIIPEGLPFSLVNRVMDKKKIADLVEECYRTAGNKETVLLADHLKNIGFQNACKAGISICISDMKIPSKKEEMLEKAYKEAREIENQYQEGLITAGEKYNKVIDIWAQTTEDISRQMMKEISVDVIEKEGEKKEIMSFNPILIMADSGARGSTQQMRQLAGMRGLMAKPSGEIIETPIAANFREGLTVLQYFISTHGARKGLADTALKTANSGYLTRRLVDVAQDMIVSCHDCETLDGIDVTALLEGGEIIDSLSSRILGRVALEDICDPFSGDVLAKRGEEIREENLPSIENSGLEKVRIRSGLTCQAPRGICIKCYGRDLARGHMVNIGEAVGVIAAQSIGEPGTQLTMRTFHIGGTASRRVEQSTLESRHEGVIQFHNLHTVINKEKSLTVMNRNGEVAIMDEEGREREKYQLIYGARLLVKEGQRVKVGEMLAEWDPYTTPILTEVSGIIKFGDIIEGVSMQEQVDEVTGLSTKVIKESKDPGLRPRISIKDASGKTLDVGVSSGRQARYLLPMGANIVVIEGQEVQAGEILAKIPRETTKTKDITGGLPRVAELFEARKPKDCAVISEIDGTVSFGKDTKGKRKILVVPDVGEAQEYLIPRGKHIAVHEGDHVKAGEPLMDGASNPHDILKVLGEKELAKYLVDETQEVYRLQGVKINDKHIEVIVRQMLRKVRIKNPGDTIFLDDEHVDRQWFAEQNEEVKKKGGKPAVGEPLLLGITKASLSTDSFISAASFQETTRVLTEAAIWGRTDHLRGLKENVIMGRLIPAGTGLARYKDLRIQVAESEKERFVMETIAREAVG
- the fusA gene encoding elongation factor G, whose product is MSTEMEILQKTRNIGIIAHIDAGKTTTTERVLYYTGITHKLGEVHDGTAQMDWMPQEQERGITITSAATTCFWKGYRINIIDTPGHVDFTIEVERSLRVLDGAVGVFCGVAGVQPQSETVWRQANKYGVPRIAFVNKMDRVGADFFRCLKMMKERLGASPVAFNIPIGAEENFSGVVDLVTRKALYFDDEKEGFRIVEKEIPADLRKKASECREMLVESVASHDDRLMERYLEGKNVSNEEIMEAARRATLKMTITPVFCGSAFKNKAVQPMLDGVVQLLPSPVDVEAIRGHDVYDKTKEIRRKADFKEPFSALAFKIASDPFVGTLTYFRVYSGRLEAGSYTYNSVKGKKERIGRLLRMHANKREDIKEVLAGDIAAVVGLKYTTTGDTLSDENNPVILESMDFPAPVISVAIEPKTKSDQEKLSLSLGKLATEDPSFRVKVDHETGQTIISGMGELHLEIIVDRLLREFKVAANVGRPQVAYRETIQGKAEAEGKYIRQTGGRGQYGDVWLRVQPTEKGKGFEFIDEIVGGTIPREYIPAVRKGIEEAMEGGVLAAYPMVDIQVALFDGSFHEVDSSEMAFKIAGSIGFKEAAKKAGLALLEPIMRLEVETPEDCVGSVAGDLNSRRGRILNSSVRAGMQIIDVEVPLARMFGYATDLRSMTQGRALFTMEFSHYEQAPKNVMEEIVAKVRGASAA